A single Elephas maximus indicus isolate mEleMax1 chromosome 2, mEleMax1 primary haplotype, whole genome shotgun sequence DNA region contains:
- the SPINK14 gene encoding serine protease inhibitor Kazal-type 14 yields MANSFPVIYSLLFFNLMYSVVLSGHREWWPPSGSFKVKCPYRKVDLSWYSSTMNPCSDVHQPICGTNVQTYDNPCILCTESM; encoded by the exons ATGGCCAACTCTTTCCCAGTAATCTACTCACTTTTATTCTTCAACCTGATGTATTCTGTGGTACTTTCTG GACATCGAGAGTGGTGGCCACCATCAGGATCTTTTAAG GTGAAATGTCCTTATAGAAAAGTAGACTTGAGTTGGTACTCTAGCACAATGAATCCATGCTCAGATGTACATCAACCCATCTGTGGCACAAATGTCCAAACCTATGACAACCCCTGCATCTTGTGTACTGAAAGCATGTGA